In Meleagris gallopavo isolate NT-WF06-2002-E0010 breed Aviagen turkey brand Nicholas breeding stock chromosome 2, Turkey_5.1, whole genome shotgun sequence, the following are encoded in one genomic region:
- the LOC116216177 gene encoding uncharacterized protein LOC116216177, producing MVVDSFLLVPSLLLLVAGLFLLTPLWRRQGSDRRRQWWTWWLQVVASKSGAERQTGRHRSPLCRPRCSQQQASQWQGSPILPHPVQPGKIWPLVLRSLWPSLHMDSATGTSSSAGKPGRLPRQDQRPQVLVARGTPRTLSQRPRLGGGVKDLPPEISNFTKPPVKGLVFQEGLVQTEERKRWWHYQTKRLFWHRLSPALPKGKSGTSGRVYRSQKERLATWTALSTAQEWMRRQLRDCGWELRGRLAWVTLLWCRLLQTTGSELRSQRGLLQAADISLAITGPGYRGGF from the exons ATGGTTGTCGACAGCTTTCTCCTTGtccccagcctcctgctcctggtGGCTGGGCTGTTTCTGCTCACCCCTCTCTGGCGCCGACAG GGTTCTGACCGGCGCCGGCAATGGTGGACATGGTGGCTGCAAGTGGTGGCATCAAAGTCAG GTGCTGAGAGGCAGACAGGCAGGCACAGGAGCCCCCTGTGCAGGCCACGTTGCTCCCAGCAGCAAGCGTCACAATGGCAGGGCAGTCCCATCCTGCCCCATCCCGTGCAGCCAGGAAAGATCTGGCCTTTGGTGCTGCGCAGTCTATGGCCCTCTCTTCACATGGACTCTGCTACTGGTACCTCGAGCTCTGCGGGGAAACCCGGCAGGCTTCCCAGACAGGACCAGCGCCCGCAGGTTCTGGTGGCACGCGGGACCCCCAGGACGCTCAGTCAGCGTCCTAGGCTAGGCGGTGGAGTTAAAGACCTGCCGCCTGAGATCTCCAACTTCACAAAGCCACCAGTGAAAGGGTTGGTCTTCCAGGAGGGCCTCGTTcaaacagaggagagaaaacGCTGGTGGCACTACCAGACCAAGAGGCTCTTTTGGCATAGGCTCTCCCCAGCACTTCCCAAAGG CAAGAGTGGAACAAGTGGAAGAGTGTACAGATCACAGAAGGAGAGGCTGGCCACCTGGACTGCATTGAGTACTGCTCAGGAGTGGATGAGGAGGCAGTTGAGAGACTGTGGGTGGGAATTAAGGGGCAGGCTGGCatgggtgacactgttgtggtGCCGTCTATTACAGACCACTGGATCAGAACTAAGAAGCCAACGAGGCCTTTTACAGGCAGCTGATATCAGCCTTGCAATTACAGGCCCTGGTTATCGTGGGGGATTTTAA
- the LOC100539135 gene encoding four and a half LIM domains protein 5 isoform X3 — protein MTSNHSDCHYCLQSLRGRKYALREENAYCVRCYDSLFANPCEECKQPIECDSKDLAYKGRHWHERCFKCTKCSRSLVEKPFAAKDELLLCTECYSNEYSSKCFHCQKTIMPGSRKMEFKGSSWHESCFVCQYCQQPLGTKPLITKDNENYCVPCFEKQFAHHCYSCKKVITSGGVAYHDQPWHKECFVCAGCKTQLSGQRFVSKDEYPYCVDCFSKFYAKKCAACKKPITALGGAKFVSFEERQWHEECFNCARCSVSLVGQGFLTKQDMVLCHECGSL, from the exons ATGACCAGCAATCACTCAGACTGCCATTACTGCCTGCAGTCCCTCCGTGGAAGGAAATATGCattaagggaagaaaatgcttatTGTGTTAGATGCTATGACAGCCTATTTGCCAACCCCTGTGAGGAGTGCAAGCAACCTATTGAATGTGATTCCAAG GATCTGGCTTACAAAGGCCGCCACTGGCATGAGAGGTGCTTCAAGTGCACCAAATGCAGCCGCTCTCTGGTAGAGAAGCCATTTGCTGCCAAGGATGAGCTCTTGCTCTGTACTGAATGCTACTCCAATGAGTATTCATCAAAGTGTTTCCACTGCCAGAAGACCATTATGCCTG GTTCCCGTAAAATGGAATTTAAGGGCAGTTCCTGGCATGAATCCTGTTTTGTTTGTCAGTATTGCCAGCAACCACTGGGAACAAAACCACTGATCACCAAAGACAATGAGAATTACTGCGTACCCTGTTTTGAGAAACAATTTGCTCATCATTGCTACTCTTGCAAAAAG GTAATAACTTCTGGGGGAGTGGCCTACCACGACCAGCCTTGGCATAAAGAGTGTTTTGTGTGTGCTGGATGTAAAACTCAGCTGTCTGGGCAAAGGTTTGTTTCCAAAGATGAGTATCCATACTGTGTAGACTGTTTCAGCAAGTTTTATGCTAAGAAGTGTGCTGCTTGCAAGAAACCTATTACAG CTCTTGGAGGTGCCAAATTTGTCTCATTTGAAGAGCGTCAGTGGCATGAAGAATGCTTTAACTGTGCAAGATGCTCAGTCTCACTGGTGGGCCAAGGATTCCTCACCAAGCAGGATATGGTCCTTTGCCACGAATGTGGTTCTCTGTAG
- the LOC100539135 gene encoding four and a half LIM domains protein 5 isoform X1 → MLVSVKTCNYFFLYFAAEVTRRSSIKPNNSTRMTSNHSDCHYCLQSLRGRKYALREENAYCVRCYDSLFANPCEECKQPIECDSKDLAYKGRHWHERCFKCTKCSRSLVEKPFAAKDELLLCTECYSNEYSSKCFHCQKTIMPGSRKMEFKGSSWHESCFVCQYCQQPLGTKPLITKDNENYCVPCFEKQFAHHCYSCKKVITSGGVAYHDQPWHKECFVCAGCKTQLSGQRFVSKDEYPYCVDCFSKFYAKKCAACKKPITALGGAKFVSFEERQWHEECFNCARCSVSLVGQGFLTKQDMVLCHECGSL, encoded by the exons AACTCCACCAGAATGACCAGCAATCACTCAGACTGCCATTACTGCCTGCAGTCCCTCCGTGGAAGGAAATATGCattaagggaagaaaatgcttatTGTGTTAGATGCTATGACAGCCTATTTGCCAACCCCTGTGAGGAGTGCAAGCAACCTATTGAATGTGATTCCAAG GATCTGGCTTACAAAGGCCGCCACTGGCATGAGAGGTGCTTCAAGTGCACCAAATGCAGCCGCTCTCTGGTAGAGAAGCCATTTGCTGCCAAGGATGAGCTCTTGCTCTGTACTGAATGCTACTCCAATGAGTATTCATCAAAGTGTTTCCACTGCCAGAAGACCATTATGCCTG GTTCCCGTAAAATGGAATTTAAGGGCAGTTCCTGGCATGAATCCTGTTTTGTTTGTCAGTATTGCCAGCAACCACTGGGAACAAAACCACTGATCACCAAAGACAATGAGAATTACTGCGTACCCTGTTTTGAGAAACAATTTGCTCATCATTGCTACTCTTGCAAAAAG GTAATAACTTCTGGGGGAGTGGCCTACCACGACCAGCCTTGGCATAAAGAGTGTTTTGTGTGTGCTGGATGTAAAACTCAGCTGTCTGGGCAAAGGTTTGTTTCCAAAGATGAGTATCCATACTGTGTAGACTGTTTCAGCAAGTTTTATGCTAAGAAGTGTGCTGCTTGCAAGAAACCTATTACAG CTCTTGGAGGTGCCAAATTTGTCTCATTTGAAGAGCGTCAGTGGCATGAAGAATGCTTTAACTGTGCAAGATGCTCAGTCTCACTGGTGGGCCAAGGATTCCTCACCAAGCAGGATATGGTCCTTTGCCACGAATGTGGTTCTCTGTAG
- the LOC100539135 gene encoding four and a half LIM domains protein 5 isoform X2, whose protein sequence is MNSTRMTSNHSDCHYCLQSLRGRKYALREENAYCVRCYDSLFANPCEECKQPIECDSKDLAYKGRHWHERCFKCTKCSRSLVEKPFAAKDELLLCTECYSNEYSSKCFHCQKTIMPGSRKMEFKGSSWHESCFVCQYCQQPLGTKPLITKDNENYCVPCFEKQFAHHCYSCKKVITSGGVAYHDQPWHKECFVCAGCKTQLSGQRFVSKDEYPYCVDCFSKFYAKKCAACKKPITALGGAKFVSFEERQWHEECFNCARCSVSLVGQGFLTKQDMVLCHECGSL, encoded by the exons AACTCCACCAGAATGACCAGCAATCACTCAGACTGCCATTACTGCCTGCAGTCCCTCCGTGGAAGGAAATATGCattaagggaagaaaatgcttatTGTGTTAGATGCTATGACAGCCTATTTGCCAACCCCTGTGAGGAGTGCAAGCAACCTATTGAATGTGATTCCAAG GATCTGGCTTACAAAGGCCGCCACTGGCATGAGAGGTGCTTCAAGTGCACCAAATGCAGCCGCTCTCTGGTAGAGAAGCCATTTGCTGCCAAGGATGAGCTCTTGCTCTGTACTGAATGCTACTCCAATGAGTATTCATCAAAGTGTTTCCACTGCCAGAAGACCATTATGCCTG GTTCCCGTAAAATGGAATTTAAGGGCAGTTCCTGGCATGAATCCTGTTTTGTTTGTCAGTATTGCCAGCAACCACTGGGAACAAAACCACTGATCACCAAAGACAATGAGAATTACTGCGTACCCTGTTTTGAGAAACAATTTGCTCATCATTGCTACTCTTGCAAAAAG GTAATAACTTCTGGGGGAGTGGCCTACCACGACCAGCCTTGGCATAAAGAGTGTTTTGTGTGTGCTGGATGTAAAACTCAGCTGTCTGGGCAAAGGTTTGTTTCCAAAGATGAGTATCCATACTGTGTAGACTGTTTCAGCAAGTTTTATGCTAAGAAGTGTGCTGCTTGCAAGAAACCTATTACAG CTCTTGGAGGTGCCAAATTTGTCTCATTTGAAGAGCGTCAGTGGCATGAAGAATGCTTTAACTGTGCAAGATGCTCAGTCTCACTGGTGGGCCAAGGATTCCTCACCAAGCAGGATATGGTCCTTTGCCACGAATGTGGTTCTCTGTAG
- the LOC100539135 gene encoding four and a half LIM domains protein 5 isoform X4 produces the protein MEFKGSSWHESCFVCQYCQQPLGTKPLITKDNENYCVPCFEKQFAHHCYSCKKVITSGGVAYHDQPWHKECFVCAGCKTQLSGQRFVSKDEYPYCVDCFSKFYAKKCAACKKPITALGGAKFVSFEERQWHEECFNCARCSVSLVGQGFLTKQDMVLCHECGSL, from the exons ATGGAATTTAAGGGCAGTTCCTGGCATGAATCCTGTTTTGTTTGTCAGTATTGCCAGCAACCACTGGGAACAAAACCACTGATCACCAAAGACAATGAGAATTACTGCGTACCCTGTTTTGAGAAACAATTTGCTCATCATTGCTACTCTTGCAAAAAG GTAATAACTTCTGGGGGAGTGGCCTACCACGACCAGCCTTGGCATAAAGAGTGTTTTGTGTGTGCTGGATGTAAAACTCAGCTGTCTGGGCAAAGGTTTGTTTCCAAAGATGAGTATCCATACTGTGTAGACTGTTTCAGCAAGTTTTATGCTAAGAAGTGTGCTGCTTGCAAGAAACCTATTACAG CTCTTGGAGGTGCCAAATTTGTCTCATTTGAAGAGCGTCAGTGGCATGAAGAATGCTTTAACTGTGCAAGATGCTCAGTCTCACTGGTGGGCCAAGGATTCCTCACCAAGCAGGATATGGTCCTTTGCCACGAATGTGGTTCTCTGTAG